The following proteins come from a genomic window of Pseudomonadota bacterium:
- a CDS encoding ABC transporter substrate-binding protein: MSYPQRLFAPAAAVVLSAILAGAPTLCLADHHEGAAAQQEPASTPSAVVETLQGTLLAYMRSASTAESRQDLDVTALDQAVLASHDFAYISRIVLGRTWRELEDADRARFVERFTALSLATYASRFAEFAGERFDINDESDGSFGQRRVSAELITAEKSHSFDYLLRQSDEQWRIVNIIVDGVSDLALKRAEYSTLISAGGFEGLLEALDRQRSALEEESAAS, encoded by the coding sequence ATGAGTTATCCGCAGCGTCTGTTCGCGCCCGCCGCCGCCGTCGTGCTGTCGGCGATACTGGCCGGCGCGCCGACCTTGTGCCTTGCGGATCATCACGAGGGCGCAGCGGCCCAGCAGGAGCCCGCCAGCACCCCATCAGCCGTGGTGGAGACGCTTCAGGGCACCCTCCTCGCCTACATGCGCAGCGCCAGCACCGCCGAGTCGCGCCAGGATCTCGACGTGACCGCCCTCGACCAAGCGGTTCTCGCCAGCCACGACTTCGCCTACATCTCACGCATCGTGCTTGGCCGCACCTGGCGTGAGTTGGAGGACGCCGACCGTGCTCGGTTCGTCGAGCGCTTCACGGCCCTGAGCCTCGCCACCTACGCCAGCCGCTTCGCCGAGTTCGCCGGCGAGCGCTTCGACATCAACGATGAGAGCGATGGCAGCTTCGGCCAACGGCGGGTGAGCGCGGAGCTGATCACCGCGGAGAAATCCCACAGCTTCGACTACCTGCTGCGCCAGTCCGACGAGCAGTGGCGCATCGTCAACATCATTGTGGATGGCGTGAGCGATCTGGCCCTGAAGCGGGCCGAGTACTCGACGCTGATCAGCGCGGGGGGATTCGAGGGGTTGCTCGAGGCGTTGGATCGCCAACGCTCAGCGCTGGAGGAGGAATCCGCCGCGAGCTAG
- a CDS encoding glycosyltransferase, whose translation MAAFLFIGSTTAAIMWLALLLLPWQPWRTRERLIVTPAAEGDPGSEITAVIPARNEADHIEQTLAALRAQSAQLRILVVDDQSTDGTAQLASAHPAAVEVIAGQPLPAAWTGKLWALDQGISQVRTPFVLLVDADITLGPGVLAALRQRQQVTGAGLVSVMASLAMASFWERLLLPAFIYFFKLIYPFALANGPSQHFHAAAGGCMLLRSDALEAAGGVESLREAVIDDCTLARRIKMTGYRTWIGLSREVVSTRRYQRLSDTWAMVARTAYTQLGESPAALLACTATMVVSLLVPVAGLLFAADGATRLAAVTALGAMAFSYAPTIRFYGLPWALALTLPPVASLYLAMTWSSAWSSWRGIRARWKDREYAKTVTR comes from the coding sequence ATGGCCGCTTTTCTTTTCATTGGCTCGACCACGGCGGCGATCATGTGGCTCGCCCTGCTGTTGCTGCCATGGCAACCCTGGCGCACCCGCGAGCGCTTGATCGTCACCCCGGCTGCCGAGGGAGATCCGGGGTCCGAGATCACAGCGGTCATCCCGGCCCGCAACGAGGCCGACCACATCGAACAAACGCTCGCGGCCCTTCGCGCGCAAAGCGCGCAACTGCGCATCTTGGTGGTCGACGACCAGTCGACCGACGGCACTGCGCAGCTCGCCAGCGCTCACCCAGCAGCGGTCGAGGTGATCGCCGGCCAGCCATTGCCGGCAGCTTGGACGGGCAAGCTCTGGGCCCTCGACCAGGGCATCTCGCAGGTGCGGACGCCCTTCGTGTTGCTGGTGGATGCGGATATCACGCTTGGGCCCGGTGTGCTCGCGGCCCTGCGCCAGCGCCAGCAAGTCACAGGCGCGGGTCTGGTCTCGGTGATGGCGAGCCTTGCCATGGCGAGCTTCTGGGAGCGGCTGCTGCTGCCCGCCTTCATCTACTTCTTCAAGTTGATCTATCCCTTCGCCCTGGCCAACGGGCCTTCCCAGCACTTCCACGCCGCCGCGGGCGGCTGCATGTTGCTGCGTTCTGATGCACTCGAGGCGGCCGGCGGTGTCGAAAGCTTGCGCGAGGCCGTGATCGACGACTGCACGCTCGCTCGCCGCATCAAGATGACTGGCTACCGCACCTGGATCGGCCTTTCCCGAGAAGTGGTGAGTACGCGTCGCTACCAGCGCCTGAGCGATACCTGGGCCATGGTGGCGCGTACCGCCTACACGCAGTTGGGTGAATCCCCGGCGGCCCTGCTGGCGTGCACGGCAACGATGGTGGTGAGCTTGCTGGTGCCCGTGGCTGGGCTGCTGTTCGCCGCAGACGGGGCCACCCGCCTCGCCGCGGTGACTGCCCTGGGCGCGATGGCGTTCAGCTACGCACCGACGATTCGCTTCTACGGACTGCCCTGGGCGTTGGCGCTTACGCTACCGCCCGTCGCGAGCCTGTACCTCGCCATGACCTGGTCGTCCGCCTGGAGCAGCTGGCGCGGTATTCGAGCGCGTTGGAAGGATCGTGAGTACGCGAAGACTGTCACACGGTAG